In Paenibacillus sp. G2S3, a single window of DNA contains:
- the fapR gene encoding transcription factor FapR encodes MSKKERQQQLLHIIAGNPFVTDRELTRQLKVSIQTIRLDRMELGIPELRERMKQMAEHSYDQVRSLPADEVIGDIVDLQLDKSGISIFEIREDHVFSRNGIARGHYVFAQANSLAVAVINDEIALTASADIRFVRTVQLGEKCIAKAQVRSLAGRGGKAEVDVFTYVGEELVFQGHFIVYRSANDEHSEGGNHSADRH; translated from the coding sequence ATGTCCAAGAAAGAACGTCAGCAACAGCTACTACATATAATCGCAGGTAATCCTTTTGTAACGGATCGGGAGTTGACTCGTCAGCTGAAAGTTAGCATTCAGACGATTCGGTTAGACCGAATGGAGCTGGGGATACCGGAACTGCGTGAACGAATGAAGCAAATGGCAGAGCACTCCTATGATCAGGTGCGCTCTTTGCCTGCGGATGAAGTCATCGGAGACATTGTGGATTTACAATTGGACAAGAGTGGGATTTCGATATTTGAGATTCGTGAAGACCATGTGTTCTCTAGAAATGGGATCGCTCGTGGCCACTATGTGTTTGCTCAAGCCAACTCGCTTGCGGTTGCCGTAATCAACGATGAAATTGCTCTGACCGCTTCAGCCGATATACGTTTTGTACGCACAGTTCAGCTAGGTGAGAAGTGTATTGCCAAAGCACAGGTGCGGTCACTCGCCGGTAGGGGTGGCAAAGCAGAGGTGGACGTATTCACCTATGTCGGAGAAGAACTAGTGTTTCAGGGCCATTTTATAGTGTATCGGTCCGCAAATGATGAACACAGTGAAGGGGGTAACCATAGTGCTGATCGCCATTGA
- the plsX gene encoding phosphate acyltransferase PlsX, translating into MLIAIDAMGGDNAPECNVEGALSAAAEWKDTQIVLVGDEARLEPLLRDKPSNLTIRHAGDVIGSDEEPVKAVRRKKDSSMVVAGRMVREGEADAMISSGNTGALMTTGLLVVGRMQGIERPALAPMIPTLDDVGVLALDLGANMDAKPEHLVQYALMGSIYRSKVHGIAKPRVGLLNVGTEPGKGNELTKEAYPLLENLPGIHFIGNVEARDVLTGNCDVLVCDGFAGNILLKSLEGTAGALFSLLKEQFSRSLKTKLGAAMLMPELRALKGKMDYKEHGGAPLLGLSGLVVKGHGSSDGNAVKNAVRQARIALQADLVPSISKEISGK; encoded by the coding sequence GTGCTGATCGCCATTGATGCCATGGGCGGGGACAACGCTCCTGAATGTAATGTCGAGGGGGCGTTGTCCGCGGCCGCGGAATGGAAGGATACGCAGATTGTACTCGTTGGTGACGAGGCCAGATTAGAGCCGCTGCTGAGGGACAAGCCGTCCAATCTGACAATACGTCATGCAGGAGACGTCATTGGTTCTGATGAAGAGCCGGTTAAGGCAGTTCGTCGTAAAAAAGACTCATCCATGGTTGTAGCTGGACGAATGGTGCGCGAAGGTGAAGCAGATGCTATGATTTCGTCAGGTAACACGGGTGCGCTTATGACCACGGGACTCCTCGTAGTTGGCCGGATGCAGGGGATTGAACGTCCTGCACTGGCGCCTATGATTCCAACGCTTGACGATGTTGGGGTACTGGCTCTTGATCTTGGTGCTAACATGGATGCGAAGCCTGAACATCTGGTACAATATGCGCTGATGGGCAGTATTTACCGGAGCAAGGTGCATGGTATAGCTAAGCCGCGTGTGGGACTTCTGAATGTAGGGACGGAGCCTGGTAAGGGTAACGAACTGACGAAAGAAGCATATCCGCTGCTTGAGAACTTGCCAGGCATTCATTTTATCGGTAATGTTGAGGCACGTGACGTGCTGACAGGGAACTGCGATGTGCTTGTCTGCGATGGATTTGCCGGTAATATTTTGCTGAAATCTCTAGAGGGTACGGCGGGTGCTTTGTTTTCTTTGCTCAAGGAGCAATTTAGTCGTTCTCTGAAGACTAAGCTTGGCGCGGCTATGCTGATGCCGGAGCTTAGAGCTCTAAAGGGTAAGATGGATTACAAAGAGCACGGTGGTGCACCACTACTTGGTCTTAGCGGATTGGTAGTTAAGGGGCACGGATCTTCTGACGGAAATGCGGTTAAGAATGCGGTAAGACAAGCGCGGATTGCTCTGCAAGCCGATCTTGTGCCAAGTATATCCAAGGAAATTAGCGGGAAGTGA
- a CDS encoding beta-ketoacyl-ACP synthase III: MRQLRPVGIIGTGKYVPEKILTNSDLEKIVETNDEWIVSRTGIRERHIAAPHEATSDLSYEAALKALDSAGMKAEDLDLIIIATVTPDSAFPSTACILQDKLGAKGAAAFDLSAACSGFVYSLATAVGFIQNGMYNNALIIGADTLSRITDYTDRNTCVLFGDGAGAVIIGEVPEGRGFQSFDLGAEGSGGNLLKLEAGGSRLPASQQTVEDKKHFIYMNGREVFKFAVRVMGSATERVLTKAGLGKEDIDLFVPHQANVRIIQSAMQRLDLPPEKCVINVDKYANTSAASIPLALVEAAEEGRMKEGDTVLMVGFGGGLTWGASVLIW, encoded by the coding sequence ATGAGACAGTTGCGACCGGTTGGCATTATAGGAACTGGGAAATATGTACCTGAGAAAATATTAACAAATAGTGATCTGGAAAAAATAGTGGAGACTAACGATGAGTGGATCGTCAGTCGGACGGGTATCCGTGAAAGACATATTGCTGCGCCTCATGAGGCAACTTCTGATCTATCATATGAAGCAGCACTCAAGGCACTTGATTCCGCGGGAATGAAAGCCGAAGATTTGGATCTTATCATTATTGCAACAGTAACACCTGATAGTGCCTTTCCTTCTACAGCCTGCATTTTGCAGGATAAACTAGGTGCTAAAGGTGCTGCGGCGTTTGATTTGTCAGCAGCCTGCTCTGGTTTTGTATACAGCTTAGCTACAGCGGTTGGATTTATTCAGAATGGAATGTACAATAATGCACTTATTATAGGTGCGGATACTTTATCCCGCATCACAGATTATACGGATCGTAATACTTGTGTCTTGTTCGGCGATGGAGCAGGCGCAGTAATCATTGGTGAGGTTCCAGAAGGTCGTGGTTTCCAATCCTTTGATCTGGGTGCTGAAGGCTCCGGTGGGAACTTGCTTAAGCTTGAAGCCGGCGGTTCACGCTTGCCTGCCTCTCAGCAAACCGTTGAAGATAAGAAGCATTTCATTTATATGAATGGCCGTGAAGTGTTTAAGTTTGCAGTTCGTGTGATGGGCTCGGCTACAGAACGTGTGCTTACTAAAGCTGGTCTGGGTAAGGAAGATATTGATTTGTTCGTACCACACCAAGCGAATGTTCGTATCATTCAATCCGCTATGCAGCGTCTTGATTTGCCACCGGAGAAATGTGTAATCAATGTTGATAAATATGCCAATACTTCGGCTGCCTCCATTCCACTAGCTCTTGTAGAAGCTGCGGAAGAAGGACGTATGAAAGAAGGCGACACCGTCCTGATGGTTGGATTCGGCGGTGGCTTGACTTGGGGCGCATCTGTATTGATCTGGTAA
- the fabD gene encoding ACP S-malonyltransferase produces the protein MSKIAFVFPGQGAQAVGMGKDVYDALPNSRAVFEKGDEVLGFPLSKLIFEGPDSELKQTVNTQPALLTASVAYLEALRDQGLKPDYVAGHSLGEYSALVAAGVLSYEDAVTLVRLRGRFMEEAVPGGQGAMAAVLGAEREALAALCQTISEESGVVELANVNCPGQIVVSGSQEGVNGVVQRVKEAGGKRAIPLEVSGPFHSSMMRVAADRLAEELKKVTFNTPSVPVIVNVTASPVTDPEEIRELLVRQVYSPVLWQDSIEWLIADGVDTFVEIGSGSVLAGLIRKIDKTVKVININTLESVQTVL, from the coding sequence ATGAGTAAAATTGCATTTGTCTTTCCCGGTCAGGGAGCACAAGCAGTTGGAATGGGCAAGGATGTTTATGATGCTCTTCCAAACAGCCGTGCAGTGTTCGAGAAAGGGGATGAAGTTCTCGGATTTCCACTGAGCAAGCTGATTTTTGAAGGACCGGACAGTGAATTGAAGCAGACAGTAAACACGCAACCAGCGCTTCTTACTGCTAGCGTAGCCTATCTTGAAGCTCTACGTGATCAAGGTTTGAAGCCGGATTATGTTGCAGGACATAGCCTTGGTGAATACAGCGCACTAGTAGCTGCAGGTGTATTGTCTTATGAAGATGCAGTAACGCTTGTGCGTTTAAGAGGCCGTTTCATGGAAGAAGCTGTTCCAGGGGGCCAAGGTGCAATGGCGGCAGTGCTTGGTGCTGAACGTGAAGCGTTGGCAGCATTATGCCAAACTATCTCTGAAGAGAGCGGTGTTGTAGAACTGGCTAACGTTAACTGTCCAGGTCAGATCGTTGTTTCCGGATCTCAGGAAGGTGTTAATGGTGTGGTGCAGCGTGTTAAAGAAGCTGGTGGCAAGCGGGCAATTCCACTAGAAGTAAGTGGGCCTTTTCACTCTTCTATGATGAGAGTTGCTGCAGATCGTTTGGCAGAAGAGTTGAAGAAAGTAACCTTCAATACTCCAAGTGTGCCTGTCATCGTTAATGTCACTGCATCACCGGTGACGGATCCCGAAGAAATTCGCGAACTGCTTGTTCGTCAGGTGTATTCTCCTGTGCTTTGGCAGGACAGCATTGAATGGTTGATTGCGGATGGTGTAGACACTTTTGTGGAGATTGGTTCTGGTAGTGTTCTGGCTGGTCTAATCCGCAAAATTGACAAAACAGTCAAAGTAATCAACATTAATACACTTGAAAGTGTCCAAACTGTTTTGTAA
- the fabG gene encoding 3-oxoacyl-[acyl-carrier-protein] reductase, which produces MFSALRGQTALVTGGSRGIGRSIALALAEHGVKVAVNYAGSEAAAQETVARIAELGSEGIALRGDVGNSEQAESLVKEVLNTWGRIDIVVNNAGITRDNLIMRMKEEEFDQVIETNLKGVFNCLKAATRPMMKQRYGRIINISSVVGVTGNPGQANYSAAKAGVIGLTKASARELSSRGITVNCIAPGFIDTDMTRELSEEVRSELEKGIPLARLGRPEEVAMAVVFLASEGAAYMTGQTLHVDGGMYM; this is translated from the coding sequence ATGTTCTCAGCATTGCGGGGCCAGACAGCCCTTGTAACTGGCGGCTCACGTGGCATTGGTCGTAGTATCGCGCTTGCTCTTGCAGAGCACGGCGTAAAGGTGGCCGTGAACTATGCAGGAAGTGAAGCGGCGGCACAGGAGACTGTGGCTCGTATTGCCGAGCTTGGCTCAGAGGGGATTGCTCTCCGTGGAGATGTCGGCAATAGTGAACAGGCCGAGAGCCTTGTGAAAGAGGTTCTTAATACCTGGGGACGTATTGACATTGTTGTCAATAATGCCGGCATTACCAGGGACAACCTGATTATGCGCATGAAAGAGGAAGAGTTCGATCAAGTGATCGAGACGAATCTGAAAGGTGTGTTTAATTGCCTTAAGGCAGCTACACGTCCGATGATGAAACAGCGCTACGGTCGAATCATTAATATTTCCTCGGTTGTGGGTGTGACAGGTAACCCTGGTCAGGCTAATTACTCTGCAGCTAAGGCTGGTGTCATCGGTTTAACGAAGGCATCGGCTCGTGAGCTTTCTTCGCGGGGCATCACCGTCAACTGTATCGCTCCTGGTTTTATTGATACAGATATGACGCGTGAGCTCTCAGAAGAGGTTCGCAGTGAGCTAGAGAAGGGCATTCCACTAGCTCGCCTTGGGCGTCCGGAAGAAGTAGCTATGGCAGTTGTTTTCTTAGCTTCTGAAGGCGCCGCTTATATGACCGGCCAGACACTACACGTGGATGGCGGGATGTATATGTAA
- a CDS encoding acyl carrier protein: MSDVLERVKRIVIDRLGADEAEVTLEASFKDDLGADSLDVVELVMELEDEFDMEISDEDAETITTVGEVVKYIQSHT; encoded by the coding sequence ATGTCCGATGTATTAGAGCGTGTAAAACGCATTGTCATCGACCGCTTAGGTGCCGATGAAGCTGAGGTAACATTAGAAGCGTCTTTCAAAGATGATTTAGGTGCTGATTCTCTTGATGTAGTAGAATTGGTTATGGAATTGGAAGATGAATTCGACATGGAAATCTCTGATGAAGATGCAGAGACGATTACGACCGTGGGTGAAGTTGTGAAGTACATACAATCTCATACCTAG
- the fabF gene encoding beta-ketoacyl-ACP synthase II, translated as MSHRVVVTGMGVITSLGKDLETFWDNLMSGKSGVSMVEAFDVSEYTTRIASSVKDFDPEALFGRKEARKMDRFVQFAVAAGEDALRDSGLKIGEDIDAERIGVSVGSGIGGLGTWEDNHNLLLEKGPKRVSPFFIPMMIANMGSGQLSINLGAKGPNTTTVTACATGSHSIGESFRLIQRGDADAMICGGSEATIRPTGMAGFCAMRAMSTRNDEPEKASRPFDVDRDGFVMGEGAGILILESLEHAEKRGAKIYAEVIGYGLSADAHHMTEPDPDGAARCMKMAIRDAGISPEDIDYINAHGTSTPVGDRSETAAVKKALGEHAYKVAISSTKSMTGHLLGAAGGVEAIICGLSLQKGMIAPTINLDNQDPECDLDYVPNVPRKADLDIVMSNSFGFGGHNATVILKKYNQ; from the coding sequence TTGAGTCATAGAGTGGTTGTAACCGGGATGGGCGTAATTACGTCACTGGGGAAAGACTTGGAGACGTTCTGGGATAATCTGATGAGCGGTAAATCAGGTGTGTCGATGGTTGAAGCCTTTGATGTCAGTGAATACACTACGCGAATTGCTTCATCCGTTAAAGACTTTGATCCTGAGGCGCTTTTTGGCCGTAAGGAAGCCCGCAAAATGGACCGTTTTGTACAATTTGCAGTGGCTGCCGGTGAAGATGCGTTGAGAGACAGCGGACTTAAGATCGGTGAGGATATCGATGCTGAACGGATCGGTGTATCTGTTGGTTCGGGTATCGGAGGTCTTGGTACTTGGGAAGACAATCATAATTTGTTGCTTGAAAAAGGGCCGAAACGGGTTAGCCCGTTCTTTATCCCGATGATGATCGCTAACATGGGGTCTGGACAGCTGTCCATCAATCTCGGCGCAAAGGGACCTAATACGACTACAGTGACAGCCTGTGCTACAGGAAGTCATTCCATTGGGGAATCATTCCGTCTGATTCAGCGTGGAGATGCAGATGCTATGATCTGCGGTGGTTCGGAAGCGACTATTCGTCCAACAGGAATGGCAGGTTTCTGTGCTATGAGAGCTATGTCCACTCGTAATGATGAGCCTGAGAAGGCAAGTCGTCCGTTTGATGTGGATCGCGATGGTTTTGTTATGGGAGAGGGCGCTGGAATCTTGATTCTGGAATCGCTTGAACATGCTGAGAAACGCGGAGCGAAGATTTATGCTGAAGTTATCGGTTATGGTCTGAGCGCTGATGCTCACCATATGACTGAACCAGATCCAGATGGTGCAGCTCGCTGCATGAAGATGGCAATCCGTGATGCTGGTATCTCTCCTGAAGATATTGATTACATCAATGCACATGGTACTTCAACACCTGTAGGAGATAGATCAGAAACGGCTGCTGTTAAGAAAGCATTGGGCGAACACGCCTATAAAGTAGCTATTAGCTCAACGAAATCCATGACAGGTCATCTTCTAGGTGCTGCTGGTGGAGTAGAAGCTATTATCTGCGGACTCTCTTTGCAAAAGGGTATGATTGCACCAACGATTAATTTGGACAACCAGGACCCAGAATGTGATTTGGATTATGTACCAAATGTGCCACGTAAAGCGGATCTTGATATTGTAATGTCGAATTCGTTTGGATTCGGGGGACATAACGCAACAGTTATTCTAAAAAAATATAATCAGTAA
- the rnc gene encoding ribonuclease III yields the protein MKGELKQLQQQLQIQFHDSVLLKQAFTHASYVNEHRFNQHQDNERLEFLGDAVLELTVSEYLYNLLPDRPEGELTKLRAAIVCEPSLVKFAESLGFGRYVLLGKGEELTGGRTRPALLADVFESFVGALYLDQGLETVRSFLDNHVFPLVETDGKLQMQMTDYKTELQELIQQHNMGTLEYRIIEERGPAHEREFVSEVLMTNRSLGKGSGRSKKEAEQQAAAAALLHLKEDGA from the coding sequence GTGAAAGGAGAACTGAAGCAGTTACAACAGCAACTTCAAATCCAATTTCACGATTCTGTGCTTCTAAAGCAGGCCTTTACCCATGCATCCTATGTGAATGAACACCGTTTCAATCAGCATCAGGACAATGAGCGTCTCGAATTTCTAGGGGATGCTGTACTGGAGCTGACGGTTTCTGAATATTTGTACAATCTGTTGCCAGATCGACCTGAAGGGGAACTGACCAAGCTACGTGCCGCTATCGTATGCGAGCCTTCGCTGGTTAAGTTCGCTGAGAGTTTAGGGTTTGGCCGTTATGTACTGCTGGGAAAAGGGGAAGAACTTACGGGCGGACGTACTCGCCCGGCCCTGCTGGCTGATGTGTTCGAATCCTTCGTGGGAGCGCTTTATCTCGACCAAGGACTGGAAACTGTGCGGTCTTTTCTTGATAATCACGTATTTCCACTTGTGGAGACGGATGGGAAACTGCAAATGCAGATGACCGATTATAAGACGGAACTGCAAGAGCTAATTCAGCAGCACAATATGGGTACGTTGGAATATCGGATCATTGAAGAACGGGGACCCGCGCATGAGCGTGAATTCGTCTCTGAAGTGTTAATGACTAACCGTTCTCTTGGTAAAGGGAGCGGCCGCTCGAAGAAGGAAGCGGAGCAGCAAGCTGCAGCAGCTGCACTGTTGCATCTGAAAGAAGATGGTGCCTGA
- the smc gene encoding chromosome segregation protein SMC: MFLKRIELAGFKSFADKTEMEFVRGITAVVGPNGSGKSNISDGIRWVLGEQSAKSLRGGKMEDIIFAGSDARKAVNYGEVSLTLDNEDHTLPLDFSEVTVTRRVHRSGESEYLINKQSCRLKDITELFMDTGIGREAYSIIGQGRIEEILSTRSEDRRGIFEEASGIVKYKSRKKDAGRKLDDTEQNLLRIHDLISELEDQIGPLKDQSEKAIRFKELREQLKHQEISVYVHQIEGIHTAWQEGNAKLETLKDEQLELSTVVSAHDAKLESGRAELRSLEEQIEKQQEQLLRYSEAYEKSEGYGEVLKERKRNLESNREQLMLTLGSVGERSADRQRELGDFESKLEASRLKLVELRKQIEAEETRLEGVADGISQSQEEKLKSALLELMNLMANARNEIRYSDQQKENLERRMSRSEEESGKWTARHEELSANQKGLKDKIAQLGKELSNLRGAYITESEQLSKRQKLIEETQSGLRKWEQKREAQVSRHETMKEMQDDFDGFMLGVKEVLKGARKGQLNGVHGAVAELISVPEKLEMAVETALGASLQHVVMDNESVSRQAISFLKQRQLGRATFLPLDVIRPRQISGSDRGMVEDAEGFVGIGSELVGFDDKYASIIGSLLGNVVIAESLEQANRIAARCQYRYRVVTLEGDVVNAGGSMTGGSQHKKNNSLLSRKRQLDQLSSEIEESERQIVKLKQGIARLREEQENASVKLEDLRRDGDEKRLEEQRVSGDLKQLEQELRHVLEQVESSGAERSGFETEVRALEETRKQASAELERLEKEEKEAHEAIRNAESARKANESAKEELQGKLTSMKVSEGKLDQEIFSLEEQLRRLRQDVGSQDKELRQNRNLLHTIEQDLASNALETVKQKEDLNSYRLKKEETAGTLDLARAERSALTRKLELEEGKTKDQRQALRVVEDKLRSTEVSVGRLDVELDNILRKLSDDYELSYELAKQRYPVPEDVPAAQADVQRLKRSISALGEVNLGAIEEYQRVHERYTFLSGQKDDLVEAKTTLYQVIREMEDEMSKRFKQTFDAIRKQFGTVFSKLFGGGRADLMLLDPEHMLETGIDIVAQPPGKKLQNLQLLSGGERALTAMALLFAILQVKPVPFCVLDEVEAALDEANVVRFAQYLREFSEQTQFIVVTHRKGTMEEADVLYGVTMEEGGVSKLVSVRLEDEEAEIA; the protein is encoded by the coding sequence ATGTTTTTGAAACGGATAGAATTAGCTGGTTTTAAATCATTTGCCGACAAAACAGAAATGGAATTTGTGCGCGGAATTACGGCCGTAGTGGGTCCGAACGGAAGCGGCAAAAGTAATATTTCTGACGGCATACGCTGGGTACTCGGCGAACAGAGTGCTAAATCACTGCGCGGTGGCAAGATGGAAGATATTATTTTTGCCGGTAGTGACGCGCGTAAAGCAGTAAATTATGGTGAAGTATCACTAACACTAGATAATGAGGATCACACGCTTCCACTGGATTTCAGCGAAGTTACAGTGACTCGGCGTGTTCATCGTAGCGGTGAGAGTGAATATTTAATTAATAAGCAATCCTGCCGACTGAAGGATATCACAGAGCTGTTCATGGATACCGGTATCGGGCGTGAGGCTTATTCGATTATCGGGCAGGGTCGGATTGAAGAGATTCTGAGTACTCGTTCCGAGGATCGGCGAGGCATCTTTGAAGAGGCATCGGGTATTGTAAAATATAAATCACGTAAAAAAGATGCAGGTCGAAAGCTCGACGACACGGAGCAAAACTTGCTTCGGATTCACGATTTGATTAGTGAACTTGAGGACCAGATTGGTCCGCTAAAGGATCAGTCGGAGAAGGCGATTCGCTTTAAAGAGCTTCGGGAACAACTGAAGCATCAGGAAATCTCAGTCTATGTGCACCAGATTGAAGGCATTCATACGGCTTGGCAGGAAGGTAACGCTAAGCTCGAAACTTTAAAGGATGAGCAACTAGAGCTATCTACAGTTGTCTCTGCTCATGATGCGAAGCTGGAAAGCGGACGTGCTGAACTGCGCTCGTTAGAAGAACAGATTGAGAAGCAGCAAGAGCAATTGCTCCGTTATAGTGAAGCTTATGAGAAGAGCGAAGGTTATGGGGAAGTCCTGAAGGAGCGCAAGCGTAATCTAGAGAGCAACCGTGAACAGTTAATGCTCACATTAGGTTCTGTAGGTGAGCGTTCTGCGGATCGACAGCGTGAGCTTGGCGATTTTGAATCTAAGCTCGAAGCGTCCCGGCTTAAGCTTGTTGAGCTTCGGAAACAGATCGAAGCGGAAGAGACAAGGCTCGAAGGTGTCGCTGACGGTATTAGTCAGAGCCAGGAGGAAAAGCTGAAAAGTGCTCTCCTGGAGTTAATGAACCTTATGGCAAATGCACGTAACGAAATTCGTTACTCTGATCAACAGAAGGAGAACCTGGAGCGTCGTATGAGCCGCAGTGAAGAAGAAAGCGGCAAATGGACTGCGAGGCACGAAGAGTTGTCTGCCAACCAAAAAGGGCTAAAAGACAAGATTGCTCAGCTTGGCAAAGAACTAAGCAATCTTCGTGGTGCTTATATTACGGAAAGTGAACAGCTTAGTAAACGTCAGAAGCTGATTGAAGAGACTCAGTCAGGCCTGCGGAAGTGGGAACAGAAGCGGGAAGCACAAGTCTCTCGTCATGAGACCATGAAAGAAATGCAGGATGATTTCGATGGTTTTATGCTTGGGGTAAAAGAAGTACTCAAAGGGGCTCGTAAAGGACAGCTTAACGGGGTGCATGGTGCGGTTGCTGAACTCATCTCCGTTCCAGAAAAGCTGGAAATGGCTGTCGAGACTGCGCTGGGTGCCTCGCTGCAACACGTAGTAATGGATAATGAGAGCGTGTCTCGTCAAGCGATATCTTTCCTGAAGCAACGTCAATTGGGACGAGCTACTTTTCTACCACTCGATGTTATCCGTCCACGCCAAATCTCCGGTAGCGACCGTGGAATGGTGGAAGATGCTGAAGGTTTTGTTGGAATTGGTTCCGAACTCGTTGGATTCGATGATAAGTATGCTAGTATTATTGGCAGTTTGCTTGGCAATGTAGTTATTGCTGAGAGCCTGGAGCAGGCAAACCGTATCGCCGCTAGATGCCAGTATCGTTATCGTGTGGTTACGCTGGAAGGTGATGTAGTAAATGCCGGGGGTTCCATGACCGGAGGTAGCCAGCATAAAAAGAATAATAGCTTGCTTAGTCGTAAACGCCAGCTGGATCAGCTGAGCAGTGAGATCGAAGAGAGCGAACGTCAAATTGTTAAGCTGAAACAAGGTATAGCCAGACTTCGTGAAGAGCAGGAGAACGCTAGCGTGAAGCTAGAGGACCTGCGCCGTGATGGTGATGAGAAAAGACTGGAAGAGCAACGCGTTTCTGGCGATTTGAAGCAGCTTGAACAGGAGCTTCGGCATGTGCTGGAACAAGTGGAGAGCAGTGGCGCGGAACGGAGTGGCTTTGAGACTGAGGTCCGCGCGCTTGAAGAGACTCGGAAACAAGCCTCCGCTGAGCTTGAGCGCCTTGAGAAGGAAGAGAAAGAAGCCCATGAGGCTATTCGTAATGCCGAATCTGCGCGTAAAGCGAATGAATCGGCTAAGGAAGAGCTTCAAGGTAAGCTGACCAGTATGAAGGTTTCGGAAGGCAAGCTCGATCAGGAGATATTCTCCCTGGAGGAGCAATTACGTCGTCTAAGACAAGATGTGGGCTCACAGGATAAAGAGCTGCGCCAGAATCGGAATCTGTTACATACGATCGAACAGGATTTGGCTAGTAATGCTTTGGAAACTGTGAAACAGAAAGAAGATTTGAATAGTTATCGTCTGAAGAAGGAAGAGACAGCCGGTACTTTGGATTTAGCTCGGGCGGAACGTTCAGCGTTGACCCGTAAGCTGGAACTAGAGGAGGGCAAGACTAAGGATCAACGTCAGGCACTTAGAGTTGTGGAGGACAAGCTGCGATCCACTGAAGTTTCTGTGGGGCGTCTCGATGTTGAACTTGATAATATTCTTCGTAAGCTGAGTGATGATTACGAGCTGAGCTATGAACTAGCGAAGCAGCGTTATCCTGTGCCTGAAGATGTGCCTGCCGCACAAGCGGATGTACAGCGTCTGAAACGCAGTATTTCTGCTCTGGGCGAAGTCAACTTAGGTGCGATTGAAGAATATCAACGTGTTCATGAGCGTTATACCTTCCTCAGTGGGCAAAAAGATGACCTAGTCGAAGCCAAGACTACTCTTTATCAAGTCATCCGTGAGATGGAAGATGAAATGTCCAAACGCTTCAAACAGACCTTTGATGCGATCCGCAAACAATTCGGCACGGTATTCTCGAAGCTGTTCGGAGGCGGTCGAGCTGATCTCATGCTGCTGGATCCAGAACATATGCTTGAAACAGGTATCGATATCGTAGCCCAACCACCGGGTAAAAAGCTTCAAAACCTGCAGCTCCTGTCCGGCGGGGAACGCGCCTTAACTGCGATGGCCCTCTTGTTTGCCATCCTGCAAGTGAAGCCAGTTCCATTCTGCGTATTGGATGAGGTAGAGGCTGCGCTGGATGAAGCGAATGTCGTGCGTTTTGCACAGTATTTGCGTGAGTTCTCGGAACAAACGCAATTTATCGTCGTTACACACCGCAAAGGAACGATGGAAGAGGCGGATGTGCTCTACGGAGTGACGATGGAAGAAGGCGGAGTATCGAAGCTTGTCTCTGTACGTTTAGAGGATGAGGAAGCGGAGATCGCTTAA